In Papaver somniferum cultivar HN1 chromosome 1, ASM357369v1, whole genome shotgun sequence, a genomic segment contains:
- the LOC113348909 gene encoding uncharacterized protein LOC113348909 gives MIRRDVFHRHGKRIRLEEGGPSSINDMDKKIGHDLGRGDTIAVNSDENVEQLQQALSSQMGQPSEYGSNMDLLRSYLALGEFDVTFDDFNINNIDPDSFHPTRAYKRPLQELIAQFEANISSHNSDTSDAISDEQPSSNDHVNLDDTTQSPNSYHSFHGTVSEQNQPKRFKASTSGTNIQVLSWNVQGLASKETRDYLGYIIKMHNPDIVFLMETKVSETIAKILTEPFCYPKSLFIGSIGLSGGMEASTSKTSLDNWVCSVINSAGLLDMGYVGSKHTWTNRTNGKGYKRARIDIALQNSHWVKDYPNSKVLHLPFLGSDHCPLLLITEIESVTPRNVWKFYTCWLKDSTCVEVISHTWDTSPINAHINTKLSKVRCSLSKWNKNHFGRINIQVQQLQQHLSQLQALPYSDNVSYEICITIQKLDYWKRIEADFWHQRSRAHWIKEADGNIAYFHTKANRRRSRNHISALKDFKSDSFDIINPIITLEENQALISILSEDEIYEVLKTIPSWNAPGPNGFPAGFYQTQWLTVKDDIVDLVQTFFLTKTMPSHINQTTTCLISKTLHPSTPSDYRPIGLCNITYKIISKLIVNIMKPLIYRIISPTQAAYVPKRYINDNIVVAHELIHSMKKSKKKQALIALKLDMSKAFDRIEWSFIDKMLLSLGFCEYWRMIIQQCISTTSVSVRLNGSMCNSYTPSRGLRHGDPLSPYLFIISMEYLTRSLMTAEAQGKLKGIQVKANSITINHLLFADDCMLFFQAEDDGINQVKHIFQNFSDLSGEMINFNKSSAFIAGDISSVQKQFIQSSLGVKQLVSSDKYMGIPILLGKSKTSSFSSIKDSYEHRLQGWYSKTLNLAARTTLIKSVLNSIPTHYMSNFKIPKNVITKLDLIQRKFWWGRQKIKGYSPVSWNSLCYPKDEGGLAFRNLELFNIALITKLAWRVCTEDNKPWTRIMKAKYSPYCHFLHLCDSPKNSSWIWKGLEIGLQYVRRFHRWDIRCVNRDLIWYDKWVRGLNTPPIPKDNYSDSVRLIYVSDLMLQNPRRWNSELVKRVFPTETAELILQMHLVQFGTDKLIWEPSRYGEFTVKSTYNELLRQAHASTINTSSDIPRAVWKRMWKMNVPHKVKIFIWKCIKDIVPTKVKLNRYKKDITPICSRCTQAEETLNHLLIECHHSREVWLGMNVNVSSLQAQHIQVKDWILSWFSQTTGSAQVSNNWTATTMITAWFVWKNRCLKEFEKKNQNLHSKIYSINNMLKLCIDGNLHGSKPSAACWIPPNSDVLKLNIDASFDHTSTCVGVGLIIRNSTGTCQGIKGRFFNGGVDSEHAECLTFQEAIYWAKERGLQKVIFKGDCVNVINSVKYAKPSVHWMNEGIVHEIRHLRSSFSWYNVNYVRRQENNVVHVIANYARTGRYFFDYDCNIPEFFMEEVRNDKFAAGIRCM, from the exons ATGATTAGGCGAGATGTGTTCCATAGGCATGGTAAGAGAATTAGACTGGAAGAAGGTGGGCCTAGTAGCATTAATGATATGGATAAGAAAATTGGACATGATCTAGGAAGAGGTGATACCATAGCAGTTAATTCGGATGAAAATGTGGAGCAACTACAGCAGGCTTTAAGTTCACAAATGGGTCAACCATCTGAATATGGATCTAATATGGATCTCCTAAGATCTTATCTTGCATTAGGAGAATTTGATGTTACTTTTGATGATTTCAATATCAATAATATAGATCCAGACTCCTTTCATCCTACCAGAGCATATAAAAGACCATTGCAAGAACTTATAGCTCAGTTTGAAGCTAATATCTCCAGTCATAACTCTGATACATCGGATGCTATATCTGATGAACAACCATCATCAAATGATCATGTAAATCTAGATGATACAACTCAATCACCTAATTCTTATCATTCCTTTCATGGGACAGTTTCTGAGCAAAACCAGCCCAAGCGCTTTAAGGCTTCTACATCAGGCACTAATATTCAG GTGTTATCTTGGAATGTTCAAGGTTTAGCTTCTAAAGAAACAAGAGATTATCTAGGATACATCATTAAGATGCATAATCCTGATATTGTTTTTTTAATGGAGACTAAGGTGTCAGAGACTATAGCAAAAATTTTAACTGAACCATTTTGTTATCCCAAGTCTTTGTTTATTGGCTCAATTGGTCTATCTGGAGGTATG GAAGCCTCAACAAGTAAAACTTCTTTAGATAATTGGGTCTGTAGTGTCATCAATAGTGCTGGTTTACTGGATATGGGATATGTGGGGTCTAAGCATACATGGACAAATAGAACTAACGGTAAAGGTTATAAACGAGCCAGAATAGATATTGCACTGCAGAATTCTCACTGGGTCAAAGATTATCCCAACTCTAAAGTTTTACATCTTCCATTTTTAGGTTCAGATCACTGTCCTTTACTTCTTATAACTGAGATTGAATCTGTTACACCAAGGAATGTATGGAAATTCTATACGTGTTGGTTAAAGGACTCAACTTGTGTTGAAGTAATTTCACATACTTGGGATACTTCACCAATAAATGCACATATTAATACTAAACTTTCTAAAGTCCGTTGTAGTTtgtcaaaatggaacaaaaatcATTTTGGTAGAATTAATATTCAAGTCCAGCAGCTTCAACAACATCTCTCTCAATTGCAAGCTCTTCCTTATAGTGATAATGTTTCTTATGAGATATGTATCACTATACAAAAGCTTGATTATTGGAAGAGGATTGAAGCAGACTTCTGGCATCAAAGATCTAGAGCTCACTGGATTAAAGAAGCAGATGGTAACATTGCTTACTTTCACACTAAAGCGAATAGGAGGAGATCTAGGAATCATATTTCTGCCTTAAAGGAT TTTAAGTCTGATTCATTTGATATAATTAATCCTATCATCACACTGGAGGAGAACCAAGCTTTGATTTCCATACTATCTGAGGATGAGATATATGAGGTGTTGAAGACCATTCCTAGTTGGAATGCACCGGGACCGAATGGTTTTCCGGCGGGTTTCTATCAAACACAGTGGTTAACTGTTAAAGATGATATTGTTGACTTGGTTCAAACTTTCTTTCTAACAAAAACAATGCCTTCTCATATAAACCAGACAACCACTTGTTTAATCTCAAAAACCCTTCACCCTTCAACTCCTAGTGATTATCGGCCTATTGGACTCtgcaatatcacatataaaataatttcaaaactcATTGTCAATATAATGAAGCCACTGATATATAGGATCATTTCCCCAACCCAAGCAGCCTATGTACCAAAAAGGTACATAAATGACAACATTGTTGTAGCGCATGAACTGATCCATTCTATGAAGAAATCTAAAAAGAAGCAAGCTTTGATAGCGCTTAAATTagatatgtcgaaagctttcgacagaatAGAATGGTCCTTCATTGATAAGATGTTATTATCTCTTGGCTTCTGTGAATATTGGAGAATGATAATTCAACAATGTATCTCCACGACTTCAGTGTCAGTTCGTCTTAATGGCAGCATGTGTAATTCGTATACTCCTTCTAGAGGGCTCAGGCATGGAGATCCGTTGTCTCCCTACTTATTCATCATCTCGATGGAATATCTTACTAGATCTTTAATGACAGCTGAGGCACAGGGCAAACTAAAAGGTATCCAAGTTAAAGCAAATTCAATAACTATCAATCATCTACtgtttgcagatgattgcatGTTATTCTTTCAAGCTGAGGATGATGGTATTAATCAGGTGAAACATATTTTTCAAAACTTTAGTGATTTGTCTGGTGAAATGATTAATTTTAATAAGTCTTCAGCTTTTATTGCGGGTGATATTTCATCTGTTCAGAAACAGTTTATTCAGAGTTCACTAGGAGTTAAACAATTAGTTTCATCTGATAAGTATATGGGTATCCCAATCTTATTGGGTAAATCTAAAACAAGCTCATTTTCATCTATTAAAGATTCTTATGAACATAGGTTACAAGGTTGGTACTCTAAAACACTTAATCTGGCAGCTAGAACAACCCTCATTAAGTCGGTACTCAACTCAATACCAACTCATTATATGAGTAACTTTAAAATCCCGAAGAATGTTATAACTAAATTAGATTTGATACAAAGGAAGTTCTGGTGGGGTCGTCAGAAAATTAAAGGTTATAGTCCGGTTTCCTGGAACTCACTTTGTTATCCTAAAGACGAAGGAGGACTAGCTTTTAGGAATTTAGAGCTCTTTAATATTGCTCTTATAACTAAGCTAGCGTGGAGAGTGTGTACAGAAGACAACAAGCCTTGGACACGGATTATGAAGGCCAAATATTCTCCCTACTGCCACTTTCTACACCTATGTGATTCACCTAAAAACtcgtcttggatttggaaagggctTGAGATTGGTCTTCAATATGTTCGTCGGTTTCATAGATGGGATATTAGATGTGTAAATAGAGATTTAATCTGGTATGACAAGTGGGTAAGGGGATTAAATACTCCGCCAATACCAAAAGACAATTACTCAGATTCGGTTAGATTAATTTATGTTTCAGATCTTATGCTTCAAAACCCAAGAAGATGGAACTCAGAGCTAGTTAAGAGGGTCTTTCCAACTGAAACAGCTGAACTTATTCTCCAAATGCACTTAGTACAATTTGGGACAGACAAGCTCATTTGGGAACCAAGTCGATATGGTGAATTCACTGTTAAATCCACTTATAATGAGCTTCTAAGACAAGCTCATGCCTCTACAATAAACACAAGTAGTGATATACCTAGGGCAGTCTGGAAGCGCATGTGGAAAATGAATGTCCCACATAAAGTTAAGATCTTTATTTGGAAATGCATTAAAGATATAGTACCCACTAAGGTTAAGCTAAATAGATATAAGAAAGACATTACACCCATCTGTTCTAGATGTACACAGGCAGAGGAAACCTTAAATCATTTACTTATTGAATGTCATCACTCAAGAGAAGTCTGGCTTGGAATGAATGTTAATGTTTCATCTTTACAAGCTCAACATATTCAGGTTAAAGACTGGATTCTTTCTTGGTTCTCCCAGACTACTGGAAGTGCACAAGTTTCAAATAACTGGACAGCAACAACAATGATTACTGCATGGTTTGTGTGGAAAAATAGATGTCTTAAggaattcgaaaaaaaaaatcaaaatcttcaCTCGAAAATTTACTCCATTAATAATATGTTGAAACTATGTATAGATGGAAACCTTCATGGTTCAAAACCATCTGCTGCTTGTTGGATACCACCTAATTCTGATGTGCTTAAGCTGAATATTGATGCTTCATTTGATCATACTTCTACTTGTGTTGGTGTTGGCTTAATAATTCGTAACTCTACAGGTACCTGTCAAGGGATCAAGGGACGATTCTTCAATGGAGGAGTAGATTCTGAACATGCAGAATGCCTGACCTTTCAAGAAGCTATCTATTGGGCAAAAGAAAGAGGTCTGCAGAAAGTAATCTTTAAAGGTGACTGTGTAAATGTTATTAACTCGGTGAAATATGCCAAACCTTCAGTACATTGGATGAATGAAGGGATTGTACATGAAATAAGGCACTTACGATCATCCTTTTCTTGGTATAATGTTAATTATGTAAGAAGACAGGAAAACAATGTGGTACATGTTATTGCAAACTATGCAAGAACTGGCAGATACTTTTTTGATTATGATTGTAACATCCCTGAATTCTTTATGGAAGAAGTTAGGAATGATAAATTTGCTGCTGGTATTAGATGTATGTAA
- the LOC113348900 gene encoding uncharacterized protein LOC113348900, producing MVFCMLTCLGYYYLVDAGYPNSGGFLAPFKGQRYHLKEWGQGRLEPRTAEELFNMKHCRARNVIERVFGLLKMRWAILRSPSWYPVNIHCRFIMDCCLIHNLIRREMPMDEFLPEDNYQDGPVNLVSPQESRMIEFVDSSDYWVVQRKELADQMWERWTARRRRRVVS from the coding sequence ATGGTTTTTTGCATGCTGACTTGTCTAGGTTACTATTACCTTGTCGATGCCGGTTATCCGAATAGTGGAGGATTTCTTGCGCCTTTTAAAGGTCAACGTTATCATTTAAAGGAATGGGGGCAAGGTCGTTTAGAACCAAGGACAGCTGAAGAACtattcaatatgaaacattgtaGGGCTAGGAATGTGATTGAACGCGTTTTTGGATTGTTGAAAATGAGATGGGCAATACTTCGGAGTCCTTCATGGTATCCAGTAAACATACATTGTCGTTTTATCATGGATTGTTGTTTGATCCACAACCTTATTAGGAGAGAAATGCCTATGGATGAATTTCTACCAGAAGATAATTATCAAGATGGACCAGTTAATTTGGTTTCTCCTCAAGAAAGTCGAATGATAGAATTTGTTGATTCCTCAGATTATTGGGTtgttcagaggaaagagttagcTGATCAAATGTGGGAAAGATGGACTGCACGTAGACGTAGACGCGTAGTTAGTTAA
- the LOC113348917 gene encoding uncharacterized protein LOC113348917, with the protein MEYSSLTDRLKALKEPQLSYEILLQGADQFKFSFLGNAYSSKVYTVVELDKELKKLWPKSKDIFIKKEGNEFWLIKFHTHDEYEVVLKFHPWFIEGDLLVLEPWNPKIPKSKVDLTKQLFWMRLYNMQPGFVTPDIVNGIAGAMGEVKELDPPDCIIPKGKVQKALVLIDVRDPLRRGFWMKNAAGEEKWIRLFYEKQPRNLCGYCYTIDHKEAECGIIANFLLQQQRGHLSTNSILDPPAWTNPAMRGVRNVQVNMHQVHQEVEDQPSLVIENQHTALAINEECMHAQTHNINPVPNAVIMPENFGLLTSRKQTILSQIFLWSLLKIKVC; encoded by the coding sequence ATGGAATACTCTTCACTTACTGACAGGCTTAAAGCACTTAAAGAACCTCAGCTTTCCTATGAAATACTGCTACAAGGTGCAGATCAATTCAAATTCAGCTTTTTAGGAAATGCGTATTCTTCCAAGGTCTATACTGTGGTTGAACTCGATAAAGAGCTTAAAAAGTTGTGGCCGAAAAGTAAGGATATCTTCATCAAAAAAGAAGGTAATGAGTTTTGGTTGATTAAGTTCCATACCCATGATGAATATGAGGTTGTTCTCAAGTTTCATCCATGGTTCATTGAAGGGGATTTACTTGTTTTAGAGCCCTGGAATCCAAAGATACCGAAAAGCAAggtagacttaactaaacaattATTCTGGATGCGGCTTTATAACATGCAACCTGGTTTTGTGACTCCTGATATTGTCAATGGTATTGCTGGCGCTATGGGTGAGGTAAAAGAGTTAGATCCACCTGACTGTATAATACCAAAAGGGAAAGTTCAAAAAGCTTTGGTCTTGATTGATGTTCGTGATCCACTGAGAAGAGGGTTTTGGATGAAGAATGCAGCTGGGGAAGAAAAATGGATTCGTTTATTTTATGAGAAGCAACCCCGCAACCTCTGTGGATACTGTTATACCATAGATCATAAAGAGGCAGAATGCGGTATTATAGCAAATTTTCTACTTCAACAACAGCGTGGTCATCTCTCAACAAACTCTATTTTAGATCCTCCTGCATGGACAAATCCAGCCATGCGAGGTGTTAGAAATGTTCAAGTTAATATGCATCAAGTTCATCAAGAGGTAGAGGATCAACCATCTTTGGTTATTGAGAACCAGCATACTGCTTTGGCCATCAATGAGGAATGCATGCATGCACAGACCCATAATATTAATCCGGTACCTAATGCTGTGATAATGCCAGAGAATTTTGGTCTTCTGACTAGCAGGAAACAAACAATACTGAGTCAAATATTCCTTTGGAGCCTTCTGAAAATCAAGGTATGTTAA
- the LOC113348926 gene encoding DNA-(apurinic or apyrimidinic site) lyase-like: protein MVSWNVQGLGWKETRDHLKDIARLHDPDISFLVETKCAESKEKVITQFLQYPNSHFVSSIGMSGGLAVLWKDGFPCDIICSKDNMVHIIITTDASKQECLLSYVYGSTQWELKKQQWEFLEDLSENIFQSWIVLGDLNVHVSKEDASTSLASLDNWICQIINNAGLMDLGFTGSKHTWTNKTNEKGHKRARIDLDLLNSNWIRDYPDSRLLHLPFLGSDHCPLLLLTESKSVKHRNVWKFRDVGLWIKMLWVLLLVRGTNLLI from the coding sequence ATGGTGTCATGGAATGTCCAAGGGTTAGGATGGAAAGAAACTAGAGATCACTTGAAAGACATTGCAAGATTGCATGACCCAGATATCAGTTTTCTCGTGGAAACTAAATGTGCTGAATCAAAGGAAAAAGTTATAACTCAATTTCTCCAATACCCAAATTCTCATTTTGTTAGCTCAATTGGAATGTCAGGGGGTCTAGCAGTTCTATGGAAAGATGGTTTCCCATGTGATATCATTTGTAGTAAGGATAATATGGTACATATTATTATAACAACAGATGCTTCCAAACAAGAATGccttctttcttatgtttatggttctACCCAGTGGGAGTTGAAAAAACAACAATGGGAATTCTTGGAAGATCTCAGTGAAAATATTTTTCAATCCTGGATAGTTCTAGGGGATCTTAATGTGCATGTCTCAAAAGAGGATGCCTCTACCAGCCTCGCTAGTTTAGACAATTGGATCTGTCAAATTATTAACAATGCAGGGCTTATGGATTTGGGTTTCACTGGTTCCAAACATACATGGACAAATAAAACTAATGAGAAGGGACATAAGAGAGCTAGAATTGATTTGGATTTGCTCAATTCAAATTGGATAAGAGATTATCCAGATTCTAGGCTGCTTCATCTTCCCTTTCTAGGATCAGATCACTGTCCATTGCTATTACTTACAGAGTCAAAGTCGGTAAAACATAGGAATGTTTGGAAATTTAGAGATGTTGGCTTATGGATCAAAATGTTATGGGTATTGTTGCTAGTGCGTGGAACCAATCTACTGATCTAA